The Brenneria rubrifaciens genome has a window encoding:
- the rhlE gene encoding ATP-dependent RNA helicase RhlE encodes MSFDSLGLSADILRAVEEQGYREPTPVQRQAIPVVLDGRDLMASAQTGTGKTAGFTLPLLQLLSSREPQTKGRRPVRALILTPTRELAAQIDENVRAYSKYLRLRSLVVFGGVSINPQMIKLRGGVDILVATPGRLLDLEHQNAVDLSQVEILVLDEADRMLDMGFIHDIRRVLAKLPAKRQNLLFSATFSDEIKTLANKLLTNPASVEVVRRNTPSELVTQHVHFVDKRRKRELLSQLIGENNWQQVLVFTRTKHGANHLAELLEKDGITAAAIHGNKSQGARTRALANFKDGGIRVLVATDIAARGLDIDQLPHVVNYELPNVPEDYVHRIGRTGRAEATGEALSLVCVDEHKLLRDIERLLKREIPRIAVPGYEPDPSVKAEPIVNGRQGNRGGGRSGAPRAQSDRGNGDRKPADGARQPHKPAGNGEGPWSANDGQRRSPRPKNRGKPAAR; translated from the coding sequence ATGTCATTTGATTCTCTCGGCCTGAGCGCCGACATCTTGCGCGCTGTTGAAGAACAGGGCTACCGTGAGCCTACGCCTGTACAACGTCAGGCGATTCCTGTGGTGCTGGACGGCCGTGACCTGATGGCCAGCGCGCAAACCGGCACCGGCAAAACGGCCGGCTTCACGTTGCCTTTGTTGCAATTGCTGAGCAGCCGCGAGCCGCAGACGAAAGGCCGCCGTCCGGTACGGGCGTTGATCCTGACCCCAACCCGTGAGCTGGCCGCACAGATTGATGAAAACGTGCGTGCCTACAGCAAATACCTGCGGTTACGTTCGCTGGTGGTGTTTGGCGGCGTCAGCATTAATCCGCAGATGATAAAGTTGCGCGGCGGTGTGGATATTCTGGTGGCGACGCCGGGCCGTCTGCTTGATCTGGAGCATCAGAACGCGGTTGATCTGTCTCAGGTTGAAATTCTGGTGCTGGATGAAGCGGATCGCATGCTCGATATGGGCTTCATTCACGATATCCGCCGGGTTCTGGCCAAGCTGCCGGCGAAACGTCAGAACCTGTTGTTCTCGGCGACCTTTTCCGATGAGATTAAAACGCTGGCGAACAAACTACTGACCAATCCGGCCTCGGTTGAAGTGGTGCGCCGCAACACCCCGTCGGAACTGGTTACGCAGCATGTACATTTTGTGGATAAGCGCCGTAAGCGCGAACTGTTGTCTCAGTTGATTGGCGAGAATAACTGGCAGCAGGTGCTGGTATTTACCCGAACCAAACACGGCGCCAACCACCTGGCCGAACTGCTGGAAAAAGACGGCATCACCGCGGCGGCGATCCACGGCAATAAAAGTCAGGGAGCGCGTACCCGAGCGTTGGCGAATTTTAAAGATGGCGGCATTCGCGTATTGGTGGCGACAGATATCGCCGCTCGCGGTCTGGATATCGATCAACTGCCGCATGTGGTCAACTATGAGCTGCCGAACGTGCCGGAAGACTACGTTCATCGCATCGGCCGCACCGGTCGGGCGGAAGCGACCGGCGAAGCCCTGTCGCTGGTGTGTGTGGACGAGCATAAACTGCTGCGTGACATCGAACGTCTGCTGAAGCGTGAAATTCCGCGCATTGCGGTGCCGGGCTATGAGCCTGACCCGTCGGTTAAAGCCGAGCCGATCGTTAATGGTCGTCAGGGCAATCGCGGCGGCGGCCGTTCCGGTGCGCCACGCGCGCAATCCGACCGAGGGAACGGCGATCGCAAACCCGCCGACGGCGCTCGTCAGCCGCATAAACCGGCAGGCAATGGCGAAGGTCCGTGGAGCGCCAACGACGGTCAACGCCGTTCGCCGCGTCCCAAAAACCGCGGCAAGCCCGCTGCGCGCTAA
- a CDS encoding TetR family transcriptional regulator — protein sequence MTLKPAFSSRCNQTRRQLVSAALDVFGEYVPQAATTHEIANRAGQNIAAIAYHFQSKKGLYLAVANWIADDIHQTYRPLRTQAAPSPAARFMPFNAAQYCVNEEQNKDAESAPLKRNTERKLSVGCRKYATASGTG from the coding sequence ATGACTTTAAAACCCGCGTTTTCCAGCCGCTGCAATCAAACCCGGCGGCAACTCGTCAGTGCCGCGTTGGACGTTTTTGGCGAATACGTCCCGCAAGCGGCAACGACGCATGAAATCGCCAATCGCGCCGGGCAAAACATCGCCGCTATTGCCTATCACTTCCAGTCGAAGAAAGGGCTTTATCTGGCGGTCGCCAACTGGATTGCGGACGACATCCATCAGACTTATCGCCCGCTAAGGACTCAGGCCGCGCCGTCACCGGCAGCGCGGTTTATGCCATTTAATGCGGCGCAATATTGCGTGAATGAGGAGCAAAACAAAGACGCGGAATCCGCGCCTTTGAAAAGGAATACCGAAAGAAAACTTAGC